The Pseudomonas orientalis genome contains a region encoding:
- a CDS encoding ABC transporter substrate-binding protein: protein MKMHKTLLTTLLSAGLLASAGAQAAGWCESGKPVKFAGLNWESGMLLTDILQTVLEKGYDCKTDSLPGNSITMENALGSNDIQVFAEEWVGRSEVWNKAEKAGKVVGVGAPVVGAVEGWYVPRYVIEGDAKRKLEAKAPDLKNIADLAKYAAVFKDQEEPSKGRFYNCPAGWTCELDNSEMLKSYGLESTYTNFRPGTGPALDAAVLSSYKRGEPILFYYWSPTPLMGQVDLVKLEEKPGVDKRVSIKVGLSKTFHEQAPELVAVLEKVNLPIDLLNQNLGRMAKERIESPKLAKIFLKEHPEVWHAWVSEDAARKIDAAL from the coding sequence ATGAAAATGCATAAGACCCTGCTGACCACGTTGCTGTCTGCGGGCTTGCTGGCAAGCGCCGGCGCCCAGGCGGCCGGCTGGTGCGAATCCGGCAAGCCGGTGAAATTCGCCGGGCTGAACTGGGAAAGCGGCATGTTGCTCACCGACATCCTGCAAACCGTGCTGGAGAAAGGCTACGACTGCAAAACCGACAGCCTGCCGGGCAACTCCATCACCATGGAAAACGCCCTGGGCAGTAATGACATCCAGGTGTTTGCCGAGGAGTGGGTGGGCCGCAGCGAAGTCTGGAACAAGGCCGAGAAGGCCGGCAAGGTCGTCGGCGTCGGCGCGCCGGTGGTTGGCGCGGTTGAAGGCTGGTACGTGCCGCGCTATGTGATCGAAGGTGACGCCAAGCGCAAGCTGGAAGCCAAGGCGCCTGACCTGAAGAACATCGCTGACCTGGCCAAGTACGCCGCCGTGTTCAAGGACCAGGAAGAACCGTCCAAGGGCCGCTTCTACAACTGCCCGGCCGGCTGGACCTGTGAACTGGACAACAGCGAAATGCTCAAGAGCTACGGCCTGGAAAGCACCTACACCAACTTCCGCCCCGGCACCGGCCCGGCGCTGGACGCGGCGGTACTGTCGAGCTACAAGCGCGGCGAGCCGATCCTGTTCTACTACTGGTCGCCGACGCCGCTGATGGGCCAGGTGGACCTGGTCAAGCTGGAAGAAAAACCGGGCGTGGATAAGCGCGTGAGCATCAAGGTCGGCCTGTCCAAGACCTTCCACGAGCAAGCGCCGGAACTGGTGGCCGTGCTGGAAAAGGTCAACCTGCCCATCGACCTGCTGAACCAGAACCTGGGCCGCATGGCCAAGGAACGGATCGAGTCGCCGAAGCTGGCGAAAATTTTCCTCAAGGAACATCCTGAAGTCTGGCACGCCTGGGTGAGCGAAGACGCCGCCAGGAAAATCGACGCGGCCTTGTAG
- a CDS encoding ABC transporter permease encodes MFPESFTFSIADWVNGWVDSLVTNYGDVFRHISDTLLWAIVNLEGLLRAAPWWLMLAIVGVIAWHATRKVVTTAVIVGLLFLVGAVGLWDKLMQTLALMMVATVISVLIGIPLGILSARSNRLRSVLMPLLDIMQTMPSFVYLIPVLMLFGLGKVPAIFATVIYAAPPLIRLTDLGIRQVDGEVMEAINAFGANRWQQLFGVQLPLALPSIMAGINQTTMMALSMVVIASMIGARGLGEDVLVGIQTLNVGRGLEAGLAIVILAVVIDRITQAYGRPRHEASK; translated from the coding sequence ATGTTTCCCGAGAGTTTTACGTTTTCCATCGCCGACTGGGTCAACGGTTGGGTGGACTCGCTGGTCACCAACTACGGCGATGTGTTCCGGCACATCTCCGACACCCTGCTGTGGGCCATCGTCAATCTGGAAGGGCTGCTGCGCGCGGCGCCCTGGTGGTTGATGCTGGCCATCGTTGGCGTGATCGCCTGGCATGCCACCCGCAAGGTGGTGACCACGGCCGTGATAGTCGGTTTGTTGTTCCTCGTCGGTGCGGTCGGCCTGTGGGACAAACTGATGCAGACCCTGGCGCTGATGATGGTCGCCACGGTGATCTCGGTGCTGATCGGCATTCCCCTGGGCATCCTTTCCGCGCGCAGCAATCGCTTGCGCTCGGTGCTGATGCCGTTGCTCGACATCATGCAAACCATGCCCAGCTTCGTGTACCTGATCCCGGTGCTGATGCTGTTTGGCCTGGGCAAGGTACCGGCGATTTTCGCCACGGTCATTTACGCCGCGCCGCCGCTGATCCGCCTGACCGACTTGGGCATTCGCCAGGTCGATGGCGAAGTCATGGAAGCCATTAACGCTTTCGGTGCCAACCGCTGGCAGCAATTGTTCGGCGTGCAACTGCCGTTGGCTCTGCCGAGCATCATGGCGGGCATCAACCAGACCACCATGATGGCGTTGTCGATGGTGGTGATCGCTTCGATGATCGGCGCGCGTGGTTTGGGTGAAGATGTCCTCGTCGGCATCCAGACCCTCAACGTCGGGCGTGGCCTGGAGGCCGGTCTGGCGATTGTGATTCTTGCAGTGGTCATCGACCGCATTACCCAGGCCTATGGTCGTCCACGGCATGAGGCGAGCAAATGA